The Candidatus Binatia bacterium genome includes a window with the following:
- the lspA gene encoding signal peptidase II: MTRRTGVFLACAAAVVGLDQLAKRAASSRLETGESVSVLGDFIRLTLVHNTGAAFGLFPGSRVPFIVVSVVAIAVVLWLFLRETYRSAMNRVLLGCILGGAIGNLVDRVRLGWVVDFIDVGIGTARWPVFNVADSAVTLGVLLLAWNLARSGRVAAPEPEDPSRAGVPGG; encoded by the coding sequence ATGACGCGTCGCACCGGGGTCTTCCTCGCCTGCGCGGCGGCGGTGGTCGGATTGGACCAGCTCGCGAAGCGGGCCGCCTCCTCGCGGCTGGAGACGGGGGAGTCGGTCTCCGTTCTCGGGGATTTCATCCGCCTCACTTTGGTGCACAATACGGGCGCGGCGTTCGGGCTCTTCCCGGGCAGCCGCGTGCCGTTCATCGTCGTCTCGGTGGTCGCGATCGCCGTGGTGCTCTGGCTGTTCCTGCGCGAGACCTACCGGAGCGCCATGAACCGCGTTCTCTTGGGCTGCATCCTGGGAGGCGCGATCGGGAATCTCGTGGATCGCGTGCGCCTCGGCTGGGTGGTCGACTTCATCGACGTGGGAATCGGAACGGCCCGCTGGCCGGTCTTCAACGTGGCCGACAGCGCCGTCACCTTGGGAGTGCTCCTGCTTGCCTGGAATCTCGCGCGATCCGGGCGCGTCGCCGCCCCAGAGCCCGAAGACCCATCTCGTGCCGGCGTCCCGGGCGGGTGA
- a CDS encoding RluA family pseudouridine synthase, which produces MPGISRDPGASPPQSPKTHLVPASRAGERLDRYLAEVERSLSRSAVQHLIDAGHVLVNDGPARASRRVKQGDRVIVTRPRRAPSILAPEPIPLDVVYEDDALAVVNKPAGMVVHPAVGHRTGTLVHALLHRYTALSSANGAERAGIVHRLDKGTSGLLLIARTEESHRELARQIEARDVKRVYRAIVWGHPRGLEGRIEASLARSRSDRKKIAVVTRGGRFAATRWRVERRFDDLTELALSLETGRTHQIRVHLAHLGHPVFGDAEYGGRRGPLLRLAPRRRAQVALILAELDHQALHAETLAFRHPVTGLPMEFTRPVPPDFAAALEALACAS; this is translated from the coding sequence TTGCCTGGAATCTCGCGCGATCCGGGCGCGTCGCCGCCCCAGAGCCCGAAGACCCATCTCGTGCCGGCGTCCCGGGCGGGTGAGCGGCTCGACCGCTACCTGGCCGAAGTCGAGCGCAGCCTCTCCCGCTCCGCCGTGCAGCACTTGATCGACGCCGGCCATGTGCTCGTGAACGACGGGCCGGCGCGCGCGAGCCGCCGGGTGAAGCAGGGCGACCGCGTGATCGTGACCCGTCCGCGCCGCGCGCCCAGCATCCTCGCCCCCGAGCCGATCCCGCTGGACGTCGTCTACGAAGACGACGCCCTCGCCGTGGTGAACAAGCCCGCGGGCATGGTCGTCCACCCCGCCGTCGGGCACCGCACCGGGACCCTGGTTCACGCGCTCCTCCATCGCTACACGGCGCTCTCCTCGGCCAACGGCGCCGAGCGCGCGGGCATCGTGCACCGGCTGGACAAGGGAACGTCGGGCCTCCTCCTCATCGCGCGCACCGAGGAGTCGCACCGCGAGCTGGCCCGCCAGATCGAGGCGCGCGACGTGAAACGCGTCTACCGCGCGATCGTCTGGGGGCATCCGCGCGGGCTGGAGGGACGGATCGAGGCGTCGCTGGCCCGGAGCCGGAGCGACCGGAAGAAGATCGCGGTCGTGACGCGTGGCGGGCGCTTCGCCGCGACGCGCTGGCGCGTGGAGCGGCGGTTCGACGATCTCACCGAGCTCGCGCTCTCGCTGGAGACGGGGCGCACGCACCAGATCCGAGTCCATCTCGCGCACCTGGGGCATCCGGTCTTCGGGGACGCCGAGTACGGCGGCCGCCGCGGGCCCCTCCTGCGCCTGGCGCCGCGCCGGCGCGCGCAGGTCGCGCTGATCCTCGCCGAGCTGGACCACCAGGCGCTCCACGCCGAGACGCTCGCGTTCCGCCACCCGGTGACGGGACTCCCGATGGAATTCACGCGTCCCGTTCCCCCCGACTTCGCGGCCGCGCTCGAAGCGCTCGCATGCGCGTCCTAG
- the ruvX gene encoding Holliday junction resolvase RuvX, with protein MRVLGVDFGLRRIGLALSDEGERLASPLRAIPIASVREAPGAVASAAREADAGAIVVGAPLGLEGDEDRPETRRVRRFAQALRRATGLPVHLVDESLSSREAADRAQASGRDAATRARAGRGEAKDALHAAAAAVILQRWLDEAPLRAAARAAREGSARPAKPAKGERP; from the coding sequence ATGCGCGTCCTAGGCGTGGACTTCGGACTCCGGCGGATCGGTCTCGCGCTCTCCGACGAAGGGGAGCGCCTGGCCAGCCCGCTCCGCGCGATCCCGATCGCCTCGGTGCGCGAAGCGCCGGGCGCGGTGGCCTCGGCGGCGCGCGAGGCGGACGCCGGCGCGATCGTGGTCGGAGCGCCCCTGGGCCTGGAAGGGGATGAGGACCGGCCCGAGACCCGCCGGGTCCGCCGCTTCGCGCAGGCGCTCCGGCGCGCGACCGGGCTTCCGGTGCACCTGGTGGACGAGAGCCTGAGCAGCCGCGAGGCGGCCGACCGGGCGCAGGCCTCGGGGCGCGACGCCGCGACCCGCGCCCGAGCGGGGCGGGGCGAGGCCAAGGACGCGCTCCATGCCGCCGCCGCCGCGGTCATCCTCCAGCGCTGGCTGGACGAGGCGCCGCTCCGCGCGGCCGCGCGCGCGGCGCGCGAGGGCTCGGCCCGGCCCGCCAAACCCGCCAAGGGGGAGCGCCCATGA